A genomic segment from Paraburkholderia hayleyella encodes:
- a CDS encoding DUF2069 domain-containing protein yields the protein MSPSRLPAIPPAHASAAPVTVRRYAGLGAAAALLALVVLALAWEGWLAPLRPGGSTLVLKAVPLLCAVPGVLRRRLYTLQWAALLILLYLAEGIVRGMSDSGPSAWFGWLEALLALVFFVCALAYVAPFKRAARQAARAASARTATH from the coding sequence TTGAGCCCTTCCCGCCTTCCCGCCATCCCGCCCGCGCACGCCTCCGCGGCCCCCGTCACGGTGCGGCGTTATGCCGGCCTGGGCGCGGCGGCGGCACTACTCGCGCTGGTCGTGCTGGCGCTGGCGTGGGAAGGATGGCTCGCGCCCCTGCGCCCTGGCGGCTCGACCCTCGTGCTCAAGGCCGTGCCGCTGCTGTGCGCCGTGCCGGGCGTATTGCGGCGGCGCCTCTACACGCTGCAATGGGCGGCGCTGCTGATTCTGCTGTATCTGGCCGAAGGCATCGTGCGCGGGATGTCCGACTCCGGCCCGAGCGCCTGGTTTGGCTGGCTTGAAGCGCTGCTGGCACTGGTTTTCTTTGTCTGCGCGCTGGCCTATGTCGCGCCCTTCAAACGTGCCGCCAGGCAGGCTGCACGTGCCGCTTCAGCCCGCACGGCGACACACTGA
- a CDS encoding DUF962 domain-containing protein, protein MAHPAQARHFASFAEFYPFYLSEHRNPISRRLHFMGSLGVIGCVTMALATGGWLWLPVAIVCGYGCAWAGHFFFEKNRPATFRYPLYSLMGDWMMFKDICQGKLPL, encoded by the coding sequence ATGGCCCACCCCGCACAAGCCCGGCATTTCGCCAGTTTTGCTGAGTTTTATCCTTTTTATCTCAGCGAGCACCGCAACCCGATCTCGCGCCGGTTGCATTTCATGGGCTCGCTCGGCGTGATTGGCTGCGTTACCATGGCGCTCGCTACCGGCGGCTGGCTCTGGCTCCCCGTCGCCATCGTCTGCGGTTATGGCTGTGCCTGGGCCGGTCACTTTTTCTTCGAGAAAAACCGGCCCGCAACCTTCCGCTATCCGCTCTATAGCCTGATGGGCGACTGGATGATGTTCAAGGACATTTGCCAGGGCAAATTACCGCTTTAA
- a CDS encoding YihY family inner membrane protein codes for MRVDLDTLNRLTHFAAKRSSEDRIPQVAGSLTFTTTLSLVPLATVAFALFTAFPIFASFQMALQGFLAEHLMPAQINNQIFRYLNEFASKAKGLTAVGMIVLFVTSVMTMMTVESAFNVIWRVRKSRPFAQRVLVYWSILTLGPILIGGSLSISSYLFTQSMTLSAVQHMPSVISWALVSAAMPLPALAFTMLYICLPNCRVEWRDALVGGVCAALAFELAKRGFGYSIRRIPTYTVVYGAFAVVPMFLLWMYMSWFITLLGAMVASALPAIRVGQFHRPRFAGSDLLDALELLAWLMQARQAGTRGYTVQELARLLRRDMETMSRLLRELEGLEWIVRLQEEGERARFLLLANPEQITVARLIDLFVLDHAELEYQLKLDSTQVDCTALLAVLKNDKLNVSLAELLAAARKHDANGEPEAEAK; via the coding sequence ATGCGTGTCGATCTCGATACACTCAACCGTCTTACGCATTTTGCTGCGAAACGTAGCAGCGAAGACCGGATTCCCCAGGTGGCAGGCAGTTTGACCTTCACCACGACGCTTTCGCTGGTGCCACTGGCGACGGTTGCTTTTGCGCTATTCACGGCGTTTCCCATCTTCGCGTCATTCCAGATGGCGCTGCAGGGTTTTCTTGCCGAGCATCTGATGCCCGCGCAAATCAATAACCAGATCTTCAGGTATCTGAATGAATTTGCCTCGAAAGCCAAGGGCCTGACTGCCGTCGGGATGATCGTGCTGTTTGTCACGTCGGTGATGACGATGATGACGGTCGAATCCGCTTTTAACGTGATCTGGCGCGTGCGCAAGTCCAGGCCCTTCGCCCAGCGCGTGCTGGTGTACTGGTCGATCCTGACGCTGGGCCCGATTCTGATTGGCGGCAGCCTGTCGATTTCGTCGTATCTGTTCACCCAGTCGATGACGCTGAGCGCGGTTCAGCACATGCCTTCCGTGATCAGCTGGGCGCTGGTCAGCGCGGCGATGCCCCTGCCTGCGCTGGCTTTCACGATGCTGTACATCTGCCTGCCCAATTGCCGTGTGGAATGGCGCGATGCGCTGGTGGGCGGTGTGTGTGCCGCGCTGGCGTTCGAACTGGCCAAGCGCGGTTTTGGCTATAGCATCCGCCGCATTCCAACCTATACCGTCGTGTACGGTGCGTTTGCCGTGGTGCCGATGTTCCTGCTGTGGATGTATATGAGCTGGTTCATCACGCTGCTGGGTGCCATGGTGGCGTCGGCCTTGCCCGCGATTCGAGTGGGCCAGTTTCACCGGCCGCGCTTTGCGGGCAGCGATTTGCTCGATGCGCTTGAACTGCTCGCCTGGCTCATGCAGGCGCGCCAGGCGGGCACGCGGGGCTATACCGTGCAGGAACTGGCGCGCCTGCTGCGCCGTGATATGGAAACCATGAGCCGTCTGCTGCGCGAGCTGGAAGGCCTTGAGTGGATTGTCCGTTTGCAGGAAGAGGGCGAGCGCGCGCGCTTTTTGCTGCTGGCCAACCCTGAGCAGATTACGGTGGCGCGTCTGATCGATCTTTTTGTGCTCGACCATGCGGAACTGGAATATCAGTTGAAGCTGGATTCGACCCAGGTGGATTGCACGGCACTGCTCGCGGTGCTGAAGAACGACAAGCTGAATGTCTCGTTGGCCGAACTGTTGGCGGCAGCGCGCAAACATGACGCGAACGGGGAGCCGGAAGCGGAAGCGAAATAA
- a CDS encoding CBS domain-containing protein, with product MRVTDILKVKGNTLFTVTPDTPLLDAVNTMAEHDIGSLVVMEYGDLVGMLTFREVIGLLSRNSGSVGASTIRKVMDDHPLTCTPETDVNEVRRMMLEHHVRYLPVMDSRTLMGVISFYDVAKAVVDEQGFENRMLKAYIRDWPDEQEQQAR from the coding sequence ATGCGCGTCACCGACATTCTCAAGGTCAAGGGCAATACGCTCTTTACCGTCACCCCCGATACCCCGCTGCTCGATGCCGTCAACACCATGGCGGAGCACGATATCGGCTCACTGGTCGTCATGGAATATGGCGATCTGGTCGGAATGCTAACGTTTCGGGAAGTCATTGGCCTCTTGAGCCGCAATAGCGGCAGCGTCGGTGCCTCGACGATCCGCAAGGTCATGGATGACCATCCGCTCACGTGCACCCCAGAAACCGATGTCAACGAAGTCCGGCGCATGATGCTCGAACATCATGTGCGTTATTTGCCCGTGATGGATAGCCGCACGCTGATGGGCGTGATCTCGTTTTATGACGTGGCTAAAGCCGTGGTGGACGAGCAGGGCTTTGAAAACCGCATGCTCAAGGCTTATATCCGCGACTGGCCGGATGAGCAGGAACAGCAGGCCCGCTAG
- a CDS encoding FAD-binding oxidoreductase: MTASTPSSAQSAFLTACRESIGTNHVLNTPSDTASYLTDWRRRYTGAACAVLCPASTEEVAAIVRHALTHRIALVPQGGNTGLAGGATPDTSGTQALLSLRRLKRIRALDLHNNTITAEAGVILADVQAAALAADRLFALSLAAEGSCTIGGNLATNAGGTAVLRYGNARELCLGLEVVTPEGECWDGLRGLRKDNTGYDLRDLFIGAEGTLGIITAAVLKLHPQPAARVTALAALASPQAALAFLALAQRAAGPLLTGFELMSDFCVRLVGQHFPQLPYPFRHKHAQIVLLELSDNENEAHAHALFERLMAAALEQGLVEDAVVATNLAQTAAFWALREHIPLAQAKEGLNIKHDIALPISRIADFMSATDAAIAQAVPGARQVTFGHLGDGNLHYNVAAPPGVEAQAFLAQHEATINRLVHDSVQRHHGSISAEHGLGQLKIDEAARYKSTTELRLMRTLKHAFDPLNLMNPGKVLRWH; encoded by the coding sequence ATGACCGCTTCCACGCCCTCATCCGCCCAGTCTGCCTTCCTCACGGCCTGCCGCGAGTCCATCGGGACAAACCATGTCCTGAACACGCCCTCTGACACCGCGTCTTACCTCACCGACTGGCGCCGCCGCTATACCGGCGCAGCCTGCGCGGTGCTGTGTCCAGCGAGCACGGAAGAAGTCGCTGCCATCGTGCGGCACGCGCTGACCCACCGCATCGCGCTCGTGCCACAGGGCGGCAATACCGGGCTCGCGGGCGGCGCCACGCCCGACACCAGCGGCACGCAGGCGCTATTGAGCCTGCGTCGGCTGAAGCGGATTCGCGCGCTCGATTTGCATAACAACACCATCACGGCCGAAGCCGGTGTGATCCTCGCCGACGTGCAAGCCGCGGCGCTGGCCGCTGACCGGCTCTTTGCACTGAGCCTCGCGGCCGAAGGCAGTTGCACCATCGGCGGCAATCTGGCCACCAATGCGGGAGGCACCGCCGTGCTGCGTTACGGCAATGCCCGCGAGCTGTGTCTCGGCCTCGAAGTCGTCACGCCCGAGGGCGAATGCTGGGATGGCTTGCGCGGACTGCGCAAGGACAACACCGGCTACGACCTGCGTGATTTGTTTATTGGCGCGGAAGGCACGCTGGGCATCATCACGGCGGCGGTGCTGAAACTGCATCCGCAGCCCGCGGCCCGTGTCACGGCACTGGCCGCGCTGGCCTCGCCTCAGGCCGCGCTCGCGTTTCTGGCGCTCGCGCAACGTGCGGCAGGCCCGCTGCTCACAGGTTTCGAGCTGATGTCCGATTTCTGTGTGCGCTTGGTCGGGCAGCATTTTCCACAGTTGCCCTACCCGTTCAGGCACAAGCATGCGCAGATCGTGCTGCTGGAGCTTTCCGACAACGAAAACGAAGCCCACGCACACGCGTTATTCGAGCGCCTGATGGCGGCGGCGCTTGAACAGGGGCTCGTGGAAGATGCCGTAGTCGCCACGAATCTGGCCCAAACGGCGGCCTTCTGGGCATTGCGCGAACATATTCCGCTGGCGCAGGCAAAGGAAGGGCTCAATATCAAGCACGATATCGCGCTGCCCATCTCGCGCATCGCGGATTTCATGAGCGCCACCGATGCCGCGATTGCGCAGGCCGTTCCCGGCGCACGCCAGGTCACTTTCGGCCACCTGGGCGATGGCAACTTGCACTACAACGTCGCCGCGCCCCCTGGCGTTGAGGCACAAGCGTTCCTGGCGCAGCATGAAGCCACCATCAACCGGCTCGTCCATGACAGCGTGCAGCGGCACCATGGCAGCATCAGCGCCGAACATGGTCTGGGCCAGTTGAAAATCGATGAAGCCGCGCGCTACAAATCCACGACCGAACTACGCCTGATGCGCACGCTCAAGCACGCATTCGATCCCCTGAATCTGATGAACCCCGGCAAGGTGTTGCGCTGGCACTGA
- the wrbA gene encoding NAD(P)H:quinone oxidoreductase: MKDILVLYYSRHGATRELALALAHGIDSVPGMQSRVRTVPPVSTVCESTQPDIPRDGPPYVELRDLEECAALALGSPTRFGNMAASLKYFLDGTTPQWLSGALAGKPACVFTSTGSLHGGQESTLLSMMLPLLHHGMLIVGIPYTESTLSTTQSGGTPYGASHFARGGTAGPGLSTDEKTLAVALGTRLARTAALLEARP; the protein is encoded by the coding sequence ATGAAAGACATTCTTGTGCTTTATTACAGCCGTCATGGCGCGACCCGCGAACTTGCGCTGGCACTCGCCCACGGCATCGACAGCGTTCCCGGCATGCAATCCCGCGTGCGTACGGTTCCCCCCGTTTCCACAGTTTGCGAAAGCACGCAGCCGGACATTCCCCGCGATGGCCCGCCCTACGTCGAACTCCGCGATCTCGAAGAATGCGCCGCACTGGCGCTCGGCTCGCCCACCCGCTTCGGCAACATGGCCGCTTCGCTCAAATACTTTCTCGATGGCACGACGCCACAATGGCTGTCCGGTGCGCTGGCAGGCAAGCCCGCCTGTGTTTTCACCTCGACAGGCAGTCTGCACGGCGGCCAGGAATCCACCTTGCTCTCGATGATGCTGCCGCTGTTGCATCACGGCATGCTGATCGTCGGCATCCCCTATACCGAAAGCACGTTGAGCACCACGCAAAGCGGTGGCACGCCTTATGGCGCGTCCCATTTCGCCCGCGGCGGCACAGCCGGGCCAGGCCTCTCCACCGATGAAAAAACCCTTGCCGTGGCGCTGGGCACCCGGCTCGCGCGGACGGCCGCGCTGCTCGAGGCACGTCCTTGA
- the aroC gene encoding chorismate synthase gives MSGNTLGKLFTVTTFGESHGPALGCVIDGCPPGMALVEDDIQLELDRRKPGTSRHVTQRQEADRVEILSGVFAGQTTGVPIALLIRNTDQRSGDYGNLTETFRPGHADYTYWQKYGIRDYRGGGRSSARLTAATVAAGAVAKKWLRERMGIGIRGYMAALGEIEVPFVDWSHVRENPFFAANAALVPELEAYVDALRRDGDSIGARINVVASGVPVGLGEPLFDRLDADIAHAMMGINAVKGIEIGAGFASIAQRGSVHGDELTPEGFVGNHAGGILGGISTGQDITVSLAIKPTSSIRTPRRSIDKAGQPAVVETFGRHDPCVGIRATPIAEAMLALVLIDHALRHRAQCGEVEVETPRIAASAP, from the coding sequence ATGTCCGGCAATACGCTCGGTAAGCTTTTCACCGTTACCACCTTTGGCGAGTCTCACGGCCCCGCGCTGGGTTGCGTGATCGACGGTTGCCCGCCCGGTATGGCCCTCGTCGAGGACGACATCCAGCTAGAACTCGATCGCCGCAAGCCGGGCACGTCGCGTCACGTGACGCAGCGTCAGGAGGCAGACCGGGTTGAGATTCTCTCGGGTGTTTTCGCAGGGCAGACAACGGGCGTACCGATCGCCCTTCTGATCCGCAACACCGACCAGCGCAGCGGTGACTACGGCAATCTCACCGAAACCTTTCGCCCTGGTCACGCCGATTACACCTACTGGCAGAAGTACGGTATCCGCGACTATCGCGGGGGCGGCCGCTCGTCGGCGCGCCTGACCGCTGCCACCGTGGCTGCTGGAGCCGTGGCGAAAAAATGGCTGCGCGAGCGCATGGGCATCGGGATTCGCGGTTACATGGCGGCGTTAGGCGAGATTGAGGTGCCTTTCGTCGACTGGTCGCATGTGCGTGAAAATCCCTTTTTTGCCGCCAATGCGGCTTTGGTGCCCGAGCTCGAAGCCTATGTCGATGCCTTGCGCCGGGACGGCGATTCGATTGGCGCACGGATCAACGTGGTCGCCTCGGGGGTGCCGGTTGGGCTGGGCGAACCCTTGTTCGACCGGCTCGATGCCGACATCGCGCACGCGATGATGGGCATCAACGCGGTGAAGGGCATCGAGATTGGCGCGGGTTTCGCCAGCATCGCGCAGCGTGGCTCGGTGCATGGCGATGAACTGACGCCGGAGGGCTTCGTTGGCAATCATGCGGGCGGCATTCTCGGCGGGATTTCGACGGGACAGGACATCACGGTATCGCTGGCGATCAAACCCACGTCGAGCATTCGCACGCCGCGCCGCTCGATTGATAAAGCGGGGCAGCCCGCCGTGGTCGAAACCTTTGGGCGGCATGATCCGTGTGTCGGGATTCGCGCCACGCCCATCGCCGAGGCGATGCTCGCTCTCGTGTTGATCGACCACGCCTTGCGCCATCGTGCGCAATGCGGCGAGGTCGAGGTCGAGACCCCTCGAATTGCCGCCAGCGCCCCTTAA
- a CDS encoding glycosyltransferase family 9 protein, with protein sequence MTQNLPLADLEREIERLSARTTSPEARATDWFLLGQALLQHPAADSQRRQMALMALVLAYQMDASCAPALLSTIGQTAFGLRAWSLVEEATSVLLQQDATDVNALMWRAAALQSKNEFAEAERLLREVVRLRPDDPLTHHKLALSFKEQGRFAEAEAGLRHALALEPDNIYTRFDLSELELYNADYAAGWPRYEVRVAFADNPRSAQHVLAKQSPYWQGESLAGKVLVVYGEQGLGDCLWAVRFLPLLAQRARSEGGRVIFGHDGPLRHLIERMLPDDLVLETSLETHPDFHCGLMSLPLRLGVFSAEGWGQPYLSADPERAARWRERVSAVAAEGRPKVGLVWNGNPGHIRDARRSMAPEQLEPLLQVPGVTFFALSPGRGSTVEQWRTRGMEVIDLTAQFETGFDDVAALLVNLDLVVTIDSGPAHLAGALGVPTCLMIDYISAWFWGHQNQRTPWYDSIELLRQPEIGAWAPVLERVRQKLVALASSRPGEVQ encoded by the coding sequence ATGACGCAAAACCTTCCTTTGGCAGACCTCGAGCGTGAAATAGAACGCTTGTCTGCTCGCACGACATCGCCTGAGGCCCGCGCCACCGACTGGTTTTTGCTGGGCCAGGCGCTCTTGCAACATCCCGCAGCGGATTCCCAGCGGCGGCAGATGGCCTTGATGGCACTCGTGCTGGCTTATCAGATGGATGCCTCGTGCGCACCTGCGCTGCTGTCCACGATTGGCCAGACGGCCTTTGGGCTGCGCGCCTGGAGTTTGGTCGAAGAGGCCACCTCGGTTTTGCTGCAGCAAGACGCGACGGATGTGAACGCGTTGATGTGGCGCGCCGCGGCGTTGCAGTCCAAAAATGAATTTGCCGAGGCCGAGCGGCTTTTGCGTGAAGTCGTGCGTTTGCGCCCTGACGATCCGCTCACGCATCACAAGCTCGCGTTGTCTTTCAAGGAGCAAGGCCGTTTTGCCGAAGCGGAGGCCGGGCTAAGGCATGCGCTCGCGCTCGAGCCGGACAATATTTATACGCGTTTCGATTTGTCCGAACTCGAGTTATACAACGCCGACTATGCGGCTGGCTGGCCGCGCTATGAGGTCCGCGTCGCGTTCGCTGACAACCCGCGCAGCGCGCAGCATGTACTGGCGAAGCAAAGCCCGTATTGGCAGGGGGAATCCCTCGCGGGCAAGGTGCTGGTGGTGTACGGCGAGCAGGGCCTGGGCGATTGCCTATGGGCTGTGCGGTTTTTGCCGCTGCTGGCGCAACGGGCCCGCAGCGAGGGCGGGCGGGTGATTTTCGGCCATGACGGGCCGCTGCGGCATCTGATTGAACGCATGCTGCCTGATGATCTAGTGCTTGAAACGTCCCTTGAAACGCATCCCGATTTCCACTGCGGGCTGATGAGCCTGCCGCTGCGCCTCGGCGTGTTCAGTGCCGAGGGCTGGGGTCAGCCCTATCTGAGCGCTGATCCGGAGCGCGCCGCACGCTGGCGTGAACGGGTGAGCGCTGTGGCAGCGGAGGGGCGACCCAAGGTCGGACTGGTGTGGAACGGCAATCCGGGTCACATCCGCGATGCGCGCCGCTCCATGGCGCCTGAGCAGCTTGAGCCCCTGTTACAGGTGCCTGGCGTCACCTTCTTCGCGCTTTCGCCTGGGCGGGGGAGCACCGTGGAGCAATGGCGCACACGCGGCATGGAGGTCATCGATCTGACCGCGCAGTTCGAAACGGGTTTTGACGATGTGGCCGCGTTGCTGGTCAACCTGGATCTGGTCGTGACGATCGATAGCGGGCCTGCCCATCTGGCTGGCGCGTTGGGTGTCCCCACCTGCCTGATGATCGATTACATCTCGGCGTGGTTCTGGGGCCATCAGAACCAGCGCACGCCCTGGTACGATTCCATCGAACTCCTGCGCCAGCCTGAGATCGGCGCCTGGGCGCCCGTGCTGGAACGGGTGCGGCAAAAATTGGTGGCGCTCGCTAGCTCCCGCCCTGGTGAGGTGCAGTGA
- a CDS encoding electron transfer flavoprotein-ubiquinone oxidoreductase, with the protein MTPASLIEQYGPRESMEYDVVIVGGGPAGLSAAIRLKQLALAKGVETSVCILEKGSEIGAHILSGAVMDPRALTELIPEWKEKGAPLNVEVSEDRFIFLGERSARQVPHWALPAIFRNEGNYVVSLANVARWLGQQAEALGVEIFPGFPAAEVLYHEDGSVKGVVTGNMGIGRDGQPTENFQLGMELHAKYTLFCEGARGHLGRQLHERFQLRDGADPQTYGIGLKELWEIDPSMHQPGLVLHTAGWPLKNDTYGGSFLYHMDHNQVMIGFVVGLGYSNPYLSPFEEFQRYKTHPAIRTFLQGGKRVSYGARAITAGGLMSLPKLVFPGGALVGDDAGFLNASRIKGSHAAIKTGMLAAQAAFEALAAGRAADELSAYPEAFRQSWLHTELHRARNFKQWMSRGLYLGTLMVGLEQKLLGGNVPWTLHHKHADHEMLKPASQCQPIEYPKPDGKLTFDRLSSVFISNTHHEENQPSHLTLKDATVPINVNWRTYAGPESRYCPAAVYEFVKNNDGNEQLVINAQNCVHCKTCDIKDPTQNIVWVTPEGGGGPNYPNM; encoded by the coding sequence ATGACCCCCGCAAGCCTCATCGAGCAGTACGGCCCGCGCGAATCCATGGAATACGACGTGGTGATCGTCGGAGGTGGCCCGGCAGGCTTGTCCGCGGCGATCCGGCTCAAACAGCTGGCGCTGGCAAAAGGCGTCGAAACCAGTGTGTGCATCCTCGAAAAAGGCTCGGAAATCGGCGCACATATTTTGTCAGGGGCGGTGATGGACCCGCGCGCGCTGACCGAACTCATCCCCGAATGGAAAGAAAAAGGCGCGCCACTGAATGTCGAGGTCAGCGAGGACCGTTTCATTTTTCTCGGCGAGCGCAGCGCCAGGCAGGTGCCGCACTGGGCCCTGCCCGCGATTTTTCGCAACGAGGGCAACTACGTCGTCAGCCTGGCGAATGTCGCGCGCTGGCTCGGGCAACAGGCAGAGGCGTTAGGCGTCGAGATTTTCCCCGGCTTTCCCGCAGCGGAAGTGCTGTATCACGAGGATGGTTCGGTCAAGGGCGTGGTCACCGGCAACATGGGCATCGGCCGCGACGGCCAGCCCACGGAGAATTTCCAGCTCGGCATGGAACTGCATGCGAAATACACGCTGTTTTGTGAAGGTGCGCGCGGCCACCTCGGGCGCCAGCTTCACGAGCGCTTCCAGCTGCGCGATGGCGCCGATCCGCAGACGTATGGCATTGGCCTCAAGGAACTATGGGAAATCGACCCGTCCATGCACCAACCCGGCCTCGTGCTCCACACCGCCGGCTGGCCGCTCAAAAACGATACCTATGGCGGCTCGTTCCTTTATCACATGGATCACAACCAGGTCATGATCGGTTTTGTCGTAGGGCTGGGCTATTCCAATCCCTATCTGTCGCCCTTCGAAGAATTTCAGCGCTACAAGACTCATCCCGCGATTCGCACTTTTTTGCAAGGCGGCAAACGCGTGTCGTATGGCGCGCGGGCCATTACGGCGGGCGGCCTGATGTCACTGCCCAAGCTGGTGTTTCCGGGTGGCGCGCTGGTGGGAGACGATGCGGGCTTTCTCAATGCCTCGCGCATCAAGGGCAGCCACGCTGCGATCAAGACCGGCATGCTGGCGGCGCAGGCGGCCTTCGAGGCGCTGGCCGCCGGACGTGCGGCAGACGAGCTCAGTGCCTATCCAGAAGCCTTCCGCCAATCCTGGCTGCATACTGAGCTGCATCGCGCCCGCAACTTCAAGCAGTGGATGAGCCGGGGCCTGTATCTGGGCACGCTGATGGTGGGCCTCGAGCAAAAACTGTTAGGCGGCAATGTGCCCTGGACGCTGCATCACAAGCATGCAGATCACGAAATGCTCAAGCCCGCCTCGCAATGTCAGCCCATTGAGTACCCGAAACCCGATGGCAAGCTGACCTTCGACCGGCTCTCGTCGGTGTTTATTTCGAATACCCATCACGAAGAAAATCAGCCGTCGCACCTGACGCTCAAGGATGCAACGGTTCCCATCAACGTCAACTGGCGTACCTATGCGGGCCCTGAGAGCCGCTACTGCCCGGCTGCCGTTTATGAATTCGTCAAGAACAACGACGGTAACGAACAACTCGTCATCAATGCGCAAAATTGCGTGCATTGCAAAACCTGCGACATCAAGGACCCCACGCAAAACATTGTGTGGGTGACGCCGGAAGGCGGCGGTGGACCGAACTACCCCAATATGTGA
- a CDS encoding MFS transporter, whose amino-acid sequence MNEQPSPAVCRAVRASGKHASSSQFGLLRERRFAPFFWTQFFGAMNDNVFKIGFTSLVTFQTARFSGVDAQTAAFLISAIFILPFVLFSATSGQIADKYDKACLVRLVKSFEIAVMLVGTAGFCLHSAPLLYLCTFLMGVHSTIFGPIKYAYLPQHLSQTELVGGNGLVEMGTFVAILFGTIAGGAAADFGQHGALLLSAICVALAVVGRAVSSFVPETLAPQPDLRINWNPFSETWRNLRLARENRAVFLSLLGISWLWFVGATFLSSFFRFAKDVLLANPDVVTVLLATFSVGIGMGSLLCDRLSRQRIELGLVPLGSIGISLFAIDLYFASQARPAAGQLLALGEFMAQPAHWRVLADLFLLALSGGLYSVPLYALVQSRSQASHRARIIAANNILNALFMIASALMAIGLTALGVGIPGIFLMIALLNIVVAFYIYSLVPEFLLRFLAWILVHTIYRIRLVHPERIPDEGPAVLVCNHVSYVDALVIMAESPRPIRFVMDHRIFRTPFAGWVFRHAKAIPIAPAREDAALLQQAYDACASALAEGELVCIFPEGKLTQTGELNPFRQGVHGIIQRTPVPVVPMALRGLWGSVFSRAADARWPRPLRRGVMSRLTLAVGEPLSPAQATPETLQQYVTALRGPRK is encoded by the coding sequence ATGAATGAACAACCGTCTCCTGCTGTTTGTCGCGCAGTACGCGCGAGCGGCAAACACGCGTCCTCTTCCCAGTTTGGCCTGCTGCGTGAGCGGCGTTTTGCGCCATTTTTCTGGACTCAGTTTTTCGGGGCGATGAATGACAACGTGTTCAAGATTGGTTTTACCTCGCTCGTCACGTTTCAGACCGCGCGTTTTTCCGGTGTCGATGCCCAAACGGCGGCATTCCTGATTTCCGCGATTTTTATCTTGCCGTTTGTGCTGTTTTCGGCGACATCCGGCCAGATTGCGGACAAATATGACAAGGCGTGTCTGGTCCGTCTGGTGAAAAGCTTTGAAATCGCGGTGATGCTGGTCGGCACGGCGGGGTTCTGCTTGCATAGCGCACCGCTGCTGTATCTGTGCACCTTCCTGATGGGGGTTCATTCAACGATATTCGGCCCGATCAAATATGCGTATTTGCCGCAGCATTTGTCGCAAACCGAACTGGTGGGGGGCAATGGGCTGGTGGAAATGGGCACTTTTGTCGCCATTCTGTTTGGCACGATTGCAGGTGGCGCAGCCGCCGATTTTGGCCAGCACGGTGCGCTGCTGCTCTCGGCAATCTGCGTGGCGCTCGCTGTCGTGGGGCGTGCCGTATCGAGCTTTGTACCCGAAACGCTAGCGCCCCAGCCCGATTTGCGCATCAACTGGAATCCCTTTAGCGAAACCTGGCGCAACTTGCGTCTTGCGCGTGAAAACCGTGCGGTGTTTCTGAGCCTGCTGGGCATTTCCTGGCTGTGGTTCGTGGGTGCGACGTTTCTCTCTTCTTTTTTCCGTTTTGCCAAAGACGTGCTGCTGGCCAATCCGGACGTCGTCACGGTGCTGCTGGCTACGTTCTCTGTCGGTATTGGCATGGGCTCGCTGTTGTGCGATCGGCTCTCGCGGCAGCGCATCGAACTAGGCCTCGTGCCGCTGGGCTCGATTGGCATCAGTCTGTTTGCGATCGATCTGTATTTCGCTAGCCAGGCGCGGCCAGCGGCCGGACAACTGCTGGCGCTGGGCGAGTTCATGGCGCAGCCTGCCCACTGGCGGGTGCTGGCCGATCTCTTTTTGCTGGCGCTCTCGGGCGGGCTGTATAGCGTGCCGCTGTACGCGCTGGTGCAAAGCCGCAGCCAGGCCAGCCACCGGGCGCGGATCATCGCGGCCAACAATATTTTGAATGCGCTCTTCATGATCGCCTCCGCGCTGATGGCCATCGGGCTGACCGCACTGGGTGTCGGTATTCCGGGTATTTTCCTGATGATCGCCTTGCTGAATATCGTGGTGGCGTTTTATATCTACTCGCTGGTGCCCGAATTTTTGCTGCGCTTTCTCGCCTGGATACTGGTGCACACGATTTACCGGATTCGTCTGGTTCATCCTGAACGTATTCCCGATGAAGGGCCCGCGGTGCTGGTGTGTAACCACGTGAGTTATGTCGATGCGCTTGTCATCATGGCTGAGAGCCCGAGGCCGATTCGTTTTGTGATGGATCACCGGATTTTTCGCACGCCGTTCGCGGGCTGGGTGTTCCGCCATGCGAAGGCGATTCCGATTGCCCCGGCCCGTGAAGATGCGGCCTTGTTGCAGCAGGCCTATGACGCTTGCGCTAGCGCGTTGGCCGAGGGCGAACTGGTCTGTATTTTCCCCGAAGGCAAGCTGACGCAAACCGGCGAGCTCAATCCTTTTCGCCAGGGCGTTCACGGAATCATTCAACGCACACCCGTGCCCGTTGTGCCGATGGCGCTGCGCGGGTTATGGGGCAGCGTGTTTTCGCGGGCCGCCGACGCGCGTTGGCCACGGCCTTTGCGCCGGGGCGTGATGAGCCGCCTGACGCTTGCCGTCGGTGAGCCGCTTAGCCCCGCGCAGGCAACGCCAGAAACGTTGCAGCAGTACGTTACCGCCTTGCGTGGCCCGCGCAAGTAG